The Tenrec ecaudatus isolate mTenEca1 chromosome 14, mTenEca1.hap1, whole genome shotgun sequence genome contains a region encoding:
- the LOC142426103 gene encoding zinc transporter ZIP2-like has translation MEPLLGVKLGCLFALLALTLVCGLIPVCFKWFQIHAATGRHRRVLSLLGCGSAGVFLGAGLMHMTAEALEAIESEIQKFLVQNQTENERNSSEVADSTQVDYPYGELIISLGFFLVFLLESLLSQCCPKMTGPPTVQEGEWNGGHTFELHSHGPLPSPSQSPLGALILLLSLSFHSVFEGLAVGLQPTVAATLQLCLAVLAHKGLVVFGVGLRLVQIGTALRWAVFSILALALMSPLGVAIGLAVAEGGSEGGQGLAQAVLEGVAAGTFLYVTFLEILPRELASPEAPLAKWSCVAAGFAFMAFIALWA, from the exons ATGGAGCCTCTCCTAGGGGTCAAACTGGGCTGCCTCTTTGCCCTGTTGGCGCTCACGCTGGTCTGTGGCCTCATTCCTGTCTGCTTCAAATGGTTCCAGATTCATGCCGCCACAG GTCGCCACCGCAGGGTGCTCAGTCTCCTGGGCTGTGGTTCTGCTGGAGTCTTTCTAGGAGCAGGGCTCATGCACATGACCGCTGAAGCTCTGGAGGCCATTGAATCGGAGATCCAGAAGTTCCTGGTCCAG AACCAGACAGAAAATGAGAGAAATTCATCTGAGGTTGCTGATTCCACTCAG GTGGACTACCCCTATGGAGAACTCATCATCTCCCTGGGCTTCTTCCTGGTCTTCCTGTTGGAGTCGCTGCTCTCACAGTGCTGCCCTAAGATGACTGGGCCGCCAACCGTGCAGGAGGGGGAATGGAATGGGGGACACACCTTTGAACTCCACAGCCATGgacctctcccctcaccttcccagaGTCCCCTCGGAGCCCTGATCCTCTTGCTCTCGCTGTCCTTTCACTCGGTGTTTGAAGGTCTGGCTGTGGGGCTGCAGCCAACAGTGGCGGCGACACTGCAGCTCTGCCTCGCTGTCCTGGCTCACAAGGGGCTCGTGGTGTTTGGTGTCGGGCTGCGGCTGGTGCAGATAGGTACCGCATTGCGGTGGGCCGTGTTCTCCATACTGGCATTGGCGCTCATGTCCCCTCTGGGCGTCGCTATAGGGCTGGCCGTGGCTGAAGGGGGCTCTGAAGGAGGGCAGGGTTTGGCCCAGGCAGTGTTAGAGGGAGTGGCAGCTGGCACCTTCCTGTATGTCACCTTCCTAGAAATTTTGCCCCGGGAATTAGCTTCTCCTGAGGCCCCACTGGCCAAGTGGAGTtgtgtggctgctggttttgcctTCATGGCCTTCATTGCGTTGTGGGCTTGA
- the METTL17 gene encoding ribosome assembly protein METTL17, mitochondrial isoform X2: MRRSSCCWVRSAGGRRPPAPQTERFHVRSSTPRVLGRPRGEAGASPDQLSVEPAFARRGRRIAKASCAPEEKIPAALRSSPPALVLAVDPAQTEEKLQGAVLSALRRSTYHWQKLSYDERLSLIYMAARLDGGFAAVSRAFHEIRARVPEFQPQTLMDFGSGTGSVTWAAHNAWGQSLREYFCVDNSAAMLDLAERLLKGGSESKKPYVEGVFFRQFLPVSPKVQFDVVVSAFSLSELPSKADRNEVVQTLWRKTSHFLILVENGTKAGHRLLMDARDLVLKGTEKSPLDPRPGFVFAPCPHELPCPQLTASKPLACSFSQAYHPIPFSWNKMPKEEKFSLVILARGFPEAMHRWPRITQPVLKRPRHVHCHLCCPDGHMQHAVITARRHGRDLYRCARVSSWGDLLPVITPSEHPPED; this comes from the exons ATGCGGCGCAGTTCCTGCTGCTGGGTAAGGAGCGCGGGAGGGAGGCGGCCACCCGCCCCGCAGACCGAGCGATTCCACGTGCGGTCCTCCACCCCTAGAGTGCTCGGACGGCCACGTGGAGAAGCAGGTGCAAGCCCTGACCAACTATCTGTGGAGCCGGCATTTGCCCGTCGAGGCCGAAGAATTGCAAAGGCAAGCTGTGCACCTGAAGAAAAAATTCCTGCAGCACTCAG GTCCTCACCTCCAGCCCTTGTTCTAGCCGTAGACCCAGCTCAGACAGAGGAGAAACTTCAAGGAGCTGTGCTGAGTGCCCTGCGCAGAAGTACTTACCATTGGCAAAAACTGAG CTACGATGAGAGACTAAGTCTGATATACATGGCAGCAAGACTGGATGGTGGCTTTGCAGCAGTCTCCAGAGCATTCCATGAG ATCCGCGCTCGAGTTCCAGAGTTCCAGCCACAAACTTTGATGGACTTTGGCTCTGGTACTGGTTCTGTCACTTG GGCTGCTCATAACGCCTGGGGCCAGAGTCTACGTGAGTATTTTTGTGTGGACAACTCAGCTGCCATGTTGGACTTGGCAGAGAGGCTCCTGAAAG gTGGTTCAGAGTCTAAGAAGCCTTATGTTGAAGGTGTCTTTTTCAGACAGTTCCTGCCTGTCTCACCCAAG GTACAATTTGATGTGGTGGTTTCAGCCTTTTCCCTAAGTGAGCTGCCTAGCAAGGCTGACCGCAATGAGGTGGTTCAAACCTTGTGGCGCAAGACAAGCCATTTTCTG ATACTGGTAGAGAATGGAACAAAAGCTGGGCACCGCCTTCTCATGGATGCCAGggacctggtcctaaag GGAACAGAGAAGTCACCTCTGGACCCTCGGCCTGGCTTTGTCTTTGCCCCC TGTCCCCATGAACTTCCATGTCCCCAGTTAACTGCCTCTAAGCCCCTAGCCTGCAGCTTCTCCCAGGCGTACCATCCCATCCCGTTCAGCTGG AACAAGATGCCAAAGGAGGAAAAGTTCTCTCTAGTGATTCTTGCCCGGGGCTTTCCAGAGGCGATGCATCGCTGGCCCCGGATCACTCAGCCTGTGCTGAAGCGGCCACGCCACGTGCACTGTCACCTCTGCTGTCCAGATGGACATATGCAACATGCTGTGATCACTGCCCGAAGGCACGGCAG GGATTTATATCGCTGTGCCCGAGTCAGCTCCTGGGGAGATCTATTACCTGTGATCACGCCATCGGAACATCCTCCTGAGGACTGA
- the METTL17 gene encoding ribosome assembly protein METTL17, mitochondrial isoform X1, producing the protein MATACGRRCLATFGRWRPGRGAAAPSRAFAAVVPGVSQVDNKDEFLGRKPHRQHPGILQLPHVQLPQALADAAQFLLLECSDGHVEKQVQALTNYLWSRHLPVEAEELQRQAVHLKKKFLQHSAVDPAQTEEKLQGAVLSALRRSTYHWQKLSYDERLSLIYMAARLDGGFAAVSRAFHEIRARVPEFQPQTLMDFGSGTGSVTWAAHNAWGQSLREYFCVDNSAAMLDLAERLLKGGSESKKPYVEGVFFRQFLPVSPKVQFDVVVSAFSLSELPSKADRNEVVQTLWRKTSHFLILVENGTKAGHRLLMDARDLVLKGTEKSPLDPRPGFVFAPCPHELPCPQLTASKPLACSFSQAYHPIPFSWNKMPKEEKFSLVILARGFPEAMHRWPRITQPVLKRPRHVHCHLCCPDGHMQHAVITARRHGRDLYRCARVSSWGDLLPVITPSEHPPED; encoded by the exons ATGGCGACGGCGTGCGGACGGAGATGCCTGGCCACTTTCGGCCGCTGGCGCCCCGGGCGTGGAGCGGCTGCCCCTTCCCGG GCGTTCGCCGCCGTGGTGCCCGGCGTCTCCCAGGTGGATAACAAGGACGAATTTCTGGGGAGGAAGCCCCATCGGCAGCACCCCGGCATCCTGCAGCTCCCGCACGTGCAGCTGCCCCAGGCTCTGGCGGATGCGGCGCAGTTCCTGCTGCTGG AGTGCTCGGACGGCCACGTGGAGAAGCAGGTGCAAGCCCTGACCAACTATCTGTGGAGCCGGCATTTGCCCGTCGAGGCCGAAGAATTGCAAAGGCAAGCTGTGCACCTGAAGAAAAAATTCCTGCAGCACTCAG CCGTAGACCCAGCTCAGACAGAGGAGAAACTTCAAGGAGCTGTGCTGAGTGCCCTGCGCAGAAGTACTTACCATTGGCAAAAACTGAG CTACGATGAGAGACTAAGTCTGATATACATGGCAGCAAGACTGGATGGTGGCTTTGCAGCAGTCTCCAGAGCATTCCATGAG ATCCGCGCTCGAGTTCCAGAGTTCCAGCCACAAACTTTGATGGACTTTGGCTCTGGTACTGGTTCTGTCACTTG GGCTGCTCATAACGCCTGGGGCCAGAGTCTACGTGAGTATTTTTGTGTGGACAACTCAGCTGCCATGTTGGACTTGGCAGAGAGGCTCCTGAAAG gTGGTTCAGAGTCTAAGAAGCCTTATGTTGAAGGTGTCTTTTTCAGACAGTTCCTGCCTGTCTCACCCAAG GTACAATTTGATGTGGTGGTTTCAGCCTTTTCCCTAAGTGAGCTGCCTAGCAAGGCTGACCGCAATGAGGTGGTTCAAACCTTGTGGCGCAAGACAAGCCATTTTCTG ATACTGGTAGAGAATGGAACAAAAGCTGGGCACCGCCTTCTCATGGATGCCAGggacctggtcctaaag GGAACAGAGAAGTCACCTCTGGACCCTCGGCCTGGCTTTGTCTTTGCCCCC TGTCCCCATGAACTTCCATGTCCCCAGTTAACTGCCTCTAAGCCCCTAGCCTGCAGCTTCTCCCAGGCGTACCATCCCATCCCGTTCAGCTGG AACAAGATGCCAAAGGAGGAAAAGTTCTCTCTAGTGATTCTTGCCCGGGGCTTTCCAGAGGCGATGCATCGCTGGCCCCGGATCACTCAGCCTGTGCTGAAGCGGCCACGCCACGTGCACTGTCACCTCTGCTGTCCAGATGGACATATGCAACATGCTGTGATCACTGCCCGAAGGCACGGCAG GGATTTATATCGCTGTGCCCGAGTCAGCTCCTGGGGAGATCTATTACCTGTGATCACGCCATCGGAACATCCTCCTGAGGACTGA
- the METTL17 gene encoding ribosome assembly protein METTL17, mitochondrial isoform X3, whose amino-acid sequence MATACGRRCLATFGRWRPGRGAAAPSRAFAAVVPGVSQVDNKDEFLGRKPHRQHPGILQLPHVQLPQALADAAQFLLLECSDGHVEKQVQALTNYLWSRHLPVEAEELQRQAVHLKKKFLQHSAVDPAQTEEKLQGAVLSALRRSTYHWQKLSYDERLSLIYMAARLDGGFAAVSRAFHEIRARVPEFQPQTLMDFGSGTGSVTWAAHNAWGQSLREYFCVDNSAAMLDLAERLLKGGSESKKPYVEGVFFRQFLPVSPKVQFDVVVSAFSLSELPSKADRNEVVQTLWRKTSHFLILVENGTKAGHRLLMDARDLVLKGTEKSPLDPRPGFVFAPCPHELPCPQLTASKPLACSFSQAYHPIPFSWSGYFYLRTRCQRRKSSL is encoded by the exons ATGGCGACGGCGTGCGGACGGAGATGCCTGGCCACTTTCGGCCGCTGGCGCCCCGGGCGTGGAGCGGCTGCCCCTTCCCGG GCGTTCGCCGCCGTGGTGCCCGGCGTCTCCCAGGTGGATAACAAGGACGAATTTCTGGGGAGGAAGCCCCATCGGCAGCACCCCGGCATCCTGCAGCTCCCGCACGTGCAGCTGCCCCAGGCTCTGGCGGATGCGGCGCAGTTCCTGCTGCTGG AGTGCTCGGACGGCCACGTGGAGAAGCAGGTGCAAGCCCTGACCAACTATCTGTGGAGCCGGCATTTGCCCGTCGAGGCCGAAGAATTGCAAAGGCAAGCTGTGCACCTGAAGAAAAAATTCCTGCAGCACTCAG CCGTAGACCCAGCTCAGACAGAGGAGAAACTTCAAGGAGCTGTGCTGAGTGCCCTGCGCAGAAGTACTTACCATTGGCAAAAACTGAG CTACGATGAGAGACTAAGTCTGATATACATGGCAGCAAGACTGGATGGTGGCTTTGCAGCAGTCTCCAGAGCATTCCATGAG ATCCGCGCTCGAGTTCCAGAGTTCCAGCCACAAACTTTGATGGACTTTGGCTCTGGTACTGGTTCTGTCACTTG GGCTGCTCATAACGCCTGGGGCCAGAGTCTACGTGAGTATTTTTGTGTGGACAACTCAGCTGCCATGTTGGACTTGGCAGAGAGGCTCCTGAAAG gTGGTTCAGAGTCTAAGAAGCCTTATGTTGAAGGTGTCTTTTTCAGACAGTTCCTGCCTGTCTCACCCAAG GTACAATTTGATGTGGTGGTTTCAGCCTTTTCCCTAAGTGAGCTGCCTAGCAAGGCTGACCGCAATGAGGTGGTTCAAACCTTGTGGCGCAAGACAAGCCATTTTCTG ATACTGGTAGAGAATGGAACAAAAGCTGGGCACCGCCTTCTCATGGATGCCAGggacctggtcctaaag GGAACAGAGAAGTCACCTCTGGACCCTCGGCCTGGCTTTGTCTTTGCCCCC TGTCCCCATGAACTTCCATGTCCCCAGTTAACTGCCTCTAAGCCCCTAGCCTGCAGCTTCTCCCAGGCGTACCATCCCATCCCGTTCAGCTGG TCTGGATACTTTTACCTTAGAACAAGATGCCAAAGGAGGAAAAGTTCTCTCTAG